One window of the Chryseotalea sp. WA131a genome contains the following:
- the murD gene encoding UDP-N-acetylmuramoyl-L-alanine--D-glutamate ligase, whose translation MSERVVILGSGESGTGAAILAKAKGYEVFVSDFGTIKDKYIKELVQNEIEFEESQHTESKILNASLIIKSPGIPEKAEVVKNARAAEIEVIDEIEFAYRFLSGKIIAITGTNGKTTTTLLTYHLLKSAGLNVALAGNVGESLARKVAFGNYDWYVIEISSFQLDGTSTFRPDIGILLNITPDHLDRYEYKMENYIQSKFGLVKNMMANNQFIYYADDLVTGTEAKARRITPNSVKISLQDKSTPSHYDGAKMNFNVNGKSFSVAQSETTLKGPHNLINTMSAVSAALFAGVSEQAVRVGLKTFKNAPHRLESVATINGVEFVNDSKATNVDSVVYGLGSYKGPLVWIAGGIDKGNDYKLIEDQVREKVRVLICLGKDNEKLKKAFTGVVNEIYETQSVKELAQMALRVSKQGDVVLLSPACASFDLFKNYEDRGTQFREAVVELKKEVELVKH comes from the coding sequence ATGAGCGAGAGAGTCGTCATATTAGGATCAGGTGAAAGCGGAACAGGCGCAGCTATCTTGGCGAAAGCGAAGGGCTACGAAGTTTTTGTTTCTGATTTTGGAACAATCAAGGACAAATACATAAAGGAGCTAGTCCAGAACGAAATTGAATTTGAAGAATCGCAGCACACGGAGAGTAAAATTTTAAACGCTTCCTTGATTATAAAAAGCCCTGGCATTCCTGAGAAAGCAGAAGTGGTGAAGAACGCAAGAGCGGCAGAAATTGAAGTCATTGATGAAATTGAATTTGCGTATCGATTCTTGAGTGGAAAAATTATTGCCATTACGGGCACTAATGGAAAGACTACAACTACGCTATTGACCTATCATTTGTTGAAGTCCGCTGGTTTAAATGTGGCCTTGGCGGGAAATGTAGGTGAAAGCTTGGCACGGAAAGTAGCTTTTGGGAATTACGATTGGTACGTGATCGAAATCAGCAGTTTTCAATTGGATGGAACTTCCACCTTCCGCCCTGACATCGGAATCTTGTTGAATATTACTCCCGACCATTTGGATCGGTACGAATATAAAATGGAAAACTATATCCAATCGAAGTTTGGGTTGGTGAAGAACATGATGGCTAACAATCAGTTCATTTACTATGCAGACGATTTAGTAACAGGTACTGAGGCGAAGGCGAGAAGAATTACACCAAATAGCGTAAAAATTTCATTACAAGATAAATCCACACCTTCGCATTACGATGGAGCAAAAATGAATTTCAATGTAAATGGAAAATCATTCTCAGTTGCACAGTCAGAAACGACATTGAAAGGCCCGCATAACTTAATCAATACCATGTCGGCAGTTTCTGCGGCCTTGTTTGCTGGTGTTAGCGAGCAAGCAGTTCGTGTTGGATTAAAAACCTTTAAGAACGCTCCGCATCGACTCGAATCAGTTGCAACTATAAATGGAGTGGAGTTTGTCAACGATTCAAAGGCGACCAATGTCGATTCTGTTGTTTATGGTCTCGGAAGTTACAAGGGTCCGTTGGTTTGGATTGCGGGCGGAATTGATAAAGGCAATGATTACAAATTGATTGAAGACCAAGTGCGTGAAAAGGTACGCGTGTTGATCTGCCTGGGCAAAGACAACGAAAAATTGAAGAAGGCATTTACTGGTGTCGTAAATGAGATATACGAAACACAAAGTGTAAAAGAATTAGCGCAAATGGCCTTGCGTGTTTCGAAGCAAGGAGACGTTGTATTGCTATCTCCAGCGTGTGCAAGTTTTGATTTGTTCAAAAACTATGAAGACAGAGGAACTCAATTTAGGGAAGCGGTTGTGGAGTTGAAGAAAGAAGTTGAATTGGTTAAACATTAA
- a CDS encoding FtsW/RodA/SpoVE family cell cycle protein: MKLSSIKEWADKNLQGDKVIWAVVFALSLISILVVYSSIGTLAYKRTASTESYLLKHTFMVLLGLGAMWLAHKIDYRYYSKISRLALWVSVPLLLYTFKYGTTLNEAARWITLPIINTSFQPSDFASLALIINLASMLSKKQQNIDDIKDTLIPILIWCGVICALIGLTNVSTAVLLFATCMLIMFIGRVSVKYLAMLVLVGILAGAAAIHFGNRWETVKKRWEAFVTSNYSFQATHGFIAIATGEVFGKGPGNSEQRNILPHPYSDFVYAIVIEEYGMIGGIVVLVLYLILLHRGMKAAYNSERAFGGLLSAGLSFDLVCQAMVNMGVVVGLGPITGQPLPLISMGGTAMVFTGLSVGIILSVSRGEQEQNWGQATTEKSSEKEESSDRNLEMKPA; encoded by the coding sequence ATGAAACTAAGTAGCATTAAAGAATGGGCCGATAAAAACCTGCAAGGTGACAAAGTCATTTGGGCAGTAGTGTTTGCATTATCACTTATTAGCATTCTTGTAGTTTACAGTTCTATTGGTACTCTAGCTTACAAACGCACTGCGAGTACGGAGTCCTATTTGTTGAAACATACCTTCATGGTATTGTTAGGCCTTGGTGCAATGTGGTTAGCTCACAAGATTGATTATCGTTACTATTCAAAAATCTCTCGGTTAGCATTGTGGGTCAGTGTACCTCTGTTGTTGTACACGTTTAAATATGGTACTACTCTTAACGAAGCGGCAAGGTGGATTACGCTCCCCATCATCAACACTTCATTCCAGCCTTCCGATTTTGCGAGCTTGGCACTGATTATTAATCTCGCTAGTATGCTTTCAAAGAAGCAGCAAAATATAGATGATATCAAAGATACCCTTATTCCTATTCTTATTTGGTGTGGTGTAATCTGCGCTTTAATCGGTTTGACGAACGTATCGACAGCGGTTTTGCTTTTTGCCACTTGCATGCTTATAATGTTTATCGGGCGAGTTTCAGTAAAGTATCTCGCGATGCTTGTGCTTGTTGGCATACTGGCGGGAGCCGCAGCAATTCACTTTGGAAACAGATGGGAAACAGTGAAGAAGCGCTGGGAAGCTTTTGTTACTAGTAATTATTCGTTTCAGGCAACTCATGGATTCATTGCAATAGCTACTGGTGAAGTATTTGGCAAAGGCCCTGGCAACAGCGAACAACGAAACATCCTTCCGCACCCGTACTCTGATTTTGTGTATGCCATTGTAATTGAAGAGTACGGAATGATTGGAGGCATTGTGGTGTTGGTTTTGTATTTGATTTTACTCCATCGCGGCATGAAGGCAGCATACAACAGTGAGCGCGCATTTGGCGGGTTGCTGTCGGCCGGGTTGAGTTTTGATTTAGTCTGCCAAGCGATGGTGAACATGGGCGTGGTGGTAGGCCTTGGGCCTATCACCGGCCAACCATTGCCGTTGATAAGTATGGGTGGTACTGCCATGGTGTTTACTGGCCTGTCGGTAGGAATTATTTTAAGTGTGAGTCGCGGTGAGCAAGAACAAAACTGGGGACAAGCAACCACAGAAAAATCTTCAGAAAAGGAAGAGTCAAGTGATAGGAATTTGGAAATGAAGCCAGCTTAA